Proteins from a single region of Aureibacter tunicatorum:
- the gcvH gene encoding glycine cleavage system protein GcvH, whose translation MNIPAELKYTKDHEWIRVEGDIAYIGVTDFAQKELGDIVYVEIETEGEDLAEGDVFGSVEAVKTVSDLFMPISGVIEEFNEELESEPELVNSDPYGEAWMIKVKIGDASQLDSLLSADAYKELIGQ comes from the coding sequence ATGAATATACCTGCTGAATTAAAGTACACGAAAGATCACGAGTGGATTCGTGTAGAGGGCGACATCGCTTACATTGGAGTTACTGACTTCGCTCAGAAAGAGCTAGGCGACATCGTTTACGTTGAAATCGAAACAGAGGGAGAAGATCTTGCTGAAGGTGATGTTTTCGGTAGCGTTGAAGCTGTTAAGACTGTATCTGATCTTTTCATGCCGATTTCTGGTGTTATCGAAGAGTTCAACGAAGAGTTGGAGTCTGAGCCTGAATTGGTGAATTCTGATCCTTATGGTGAAGCTTGGATGATCAAAGTTAAGATCGGCGATGCTTCTCAACTTGATAGCCTTTTGAGCGCTGATGCTTACAAAGAGTTGATCGGACAATAA
- a CDS encoding VanZ family protein — MFFRYNLFTLLWALVILFLTLIPGQHLPEMVSWNLLATDKLAHSFVFMILTLLAIIGFLKQGVYPWLKQRAEWVAVAGAFVYGGFIELMQSFIPNRSFEFQDMIANGIGCLLGYAVYLLIYKV, encoded by the coding sequence ATGTTTTTTCGATATAATCTTTTTACCCTCTTGTGGGCCTTGGTGATTTTGTTTCTGACATTGATACCAGGCCAGCACTTGCCGGAAATGGTAAGTTGGAATTTATTGGCAACAGATAAGCTAGCGCATTCATTTGTGTTTATGATTTTGACATTGCTGGCAATTATTGGTTTTCTTAAACAAGGAGTGTATCCATGGCTTAAGCAAAGAGCTGAATGGGTAGCCGTAGCAGGCGCTTTTGTTTATGGAGGATTTATTGAGCTTATGCAAAGCTTTATACCCAACAGATCTTTTGAATTTCAAGATATGATTGCCAACGGCATAGGCTGTTTGTTGGGGTATGCGGTTTATTTGCTTATTTACAAAGTTTGA
- a CDS encoding energy transducer TonB, whose amino-acid sequence MESKKNPNADLEPKTGFFGLFFNIGLVISLALVLTAFEWKFYDDVNVAELAPVDEIAEEVIDIPQTTQPPPPPPPKVQTPKIVEVPDEEEIEEEIEVDLDVEIEEDAEIEEVILEEAPVEEEVDEIFTIVENQPEFPGGMAAFYKEVSKKMKYPSAARRMGVQGRVFVQFVVDTDGSITEAQVMKGIGSGCDEEALRVLNEISKKKKFSPGKQRGRAVKVRMVLPIIFKLS is encoded by the coding sequence ATGGAAAGTAAAAAGAACCCAAATGCGGACTTAGAGCCGAAAACTGGTTTCTTCGGCCTTTTCTTCAACATCGGTTTGGTGATATCACTTGCACTCGTATTGACGGCTTTTGAATGGAAGTTTTACGATGATGTGAATGTAGCGGAGCTTGCCCCGGTTGATGAGATTGCAGAGGAAGTGATCGATATACCACAAACTACTCAGCCACCGCCACCACCGCCGCCAAAAGTACAAACACCTAAGATTGTAGAGGTACCGGACGAGGAGGAGATCGAAGAGGAGATTGAAGTTGATCTTGATGTTGAAATCGAGGAAGATGCTGAAATCGAAGAAGTGATCTTGGAGGAAGCTCCAGTAGAAGAGGAAGTTGACGAGATTTTCACAATTGTTGAGAATCAACCTGAATTCCCAGGTGGTATGGCTGCTTTCTACAAAGAAGTAAGTAAGAAAATGAAGTATCCTTCTGCTGCTCGTAGAATGGGTGTTCAAGGACGTGTGTTCGTTCAGTTCGTAGTTGACACTGATGGAAGCATCACTGAAGCACAAGTGATGAAAGGTATTGGTTCTGGTTGCGATGAAGAAGCTCTTCGTGTATTGAACGAAATTTCTAAGAAGAAGAAATTCTCTCCTGGTAAGCAAAGAGGTAGAGCTGTGAAAGTAAGAATGGTACTTCCAATTATTTTCAAGCTAAGCTAA
- a CDS encoding lysophospholipid acyltransferase family protein, giving the protein MDKLTYYLYKFFVATMKLVPMKSLYVFGYPIYLLIHKVFRYRKGVISKNLRNSFPEKSEEELKELEKQVYVNTSDLLLETIKGTGIRRNVLQERFKIKQLDVLNHFAQQGRSAIFVGGHTGNWEWAALALGLQAECEPVIIYRELSNKLIDEEFRQERKMWGSRMVSTKETRTIFSEKSDAPTIYIMLSDQSPVRPHKAHWVNFLNQETGFIHGFELQARRYNLPVLFFDIHRTSRGYYECNIEILAEDPTIYKTGELTALYAKRLEKAINEHPADYLWTHNRWKKKRPENKPLIQN; this is encoded by the coding sequence ATGGATAAGTTGACTTATTATTTATACAAGTTTTTTGTCGCGACGATGAAGCTCGTGCCAATGAAGTCTCTTTATGTTTTCGGGTATCCGATTTATTTATTGATTCATAAAGTATTCAGGTATCGAAAAGGAGTAATTAGCAAAAACTTGCGAAATTCATTCCCTGAAAAAAGTGAAGAGGAATTGAAAGAATTGGAGAAGCAAGTGTATGTGAATACCTCGGATTTGCTTCTAGAAACGATAAAAGGAACAGGGATTCGCAGAAATGTGCTTCAGGAAAGATTCAAGATCAAACAACTTGATGTGTTGAATCATTTCGCTCAGCAAGGACGATCAGCGATATTTGTCGGTGGGCATACCGGCAATTGGGAATGGGCCGCATTGGCTTTAGGCCTTCAAGCTGAGTGCGAGCCAGTGATTATTTATAGAGAGCTTTCCAATAAGCTCATAGACGAAGAATTTCGTCAGGAACGGAAAATGTGGGGAAGCAGAATGGTTTCAACCAAAGAAACTCGTACCATATTTTCTGAAAAGTCCGATGCCCCTACCATCTACATTATGTTGTCTGACCAATCACCTGTAAGACCTCATAAAGCTCATTGGGTCAATTTCCTTAATCAAGAGACTGGTTTTATACATGGTTTTGAATTGCAAGCAAGGAGATATAATTTGCCCGTGCTTTTCTTTGACATTCATAGAACTTCTAGAGGCTACTACGAATGCAATATTGAAATTTTAGCCGAAGATCCGACTATTTATAAGACGGGTGAGTTAACAGCTCTTTATGCCAAAAGGCTTGAAAAAGCGATTAATGAGCATCCGGCGGATTACCTATGGACTCATAATCGTTGGAAGAAAAAGCGGCCAGAAAATAAGCCCTTGATTCAAAATTAG
- a CDS encoding carbonic anhydrase — MEIQKIFENNEQWVADKLSVDKNYFENLAKGQSPEVLYIGCSDSRVTAEDLMGAEPGEVFVHRNIANMVPNTDLNAMSVINYAITHLKVKHVVVCGHYNCGGVKAAMEPVDLGLLNPWLRNVRDVYRLHKTELNSIEDEHKRYDRLVELNVKEQCMNIVKTAAFQVAYKSRNVTVHGWVFDIKTGKIIDLKIDFEKMLNNVMELYKLS, encoded by the coding sequence ATGGAGATACAGAAAATTTTTGAGAACAACGAGCAGTGGGTGGCTGATAAGCTGAGTGTGGATAAAAACTATTTCGAAAACTTAGCCAAGGGACAAAGTCCCGAGGTGCTTTACATTGGTTGTTCGGATAGCCGTGTTACAGCAGAAGATTTGATGGGAGCTGAACCGGGTGAGGTTTTCGTGCATAGAAATATCGCCAATATGGTTCCTAATACGGACTTGAATGCTATGTCGGTGATTAACTATGCTATTACGCATTTAAAAGTCAAGCATGTTGTGGTATGCGGACATTATAACTGCGGAGGAGTCAAGGCGGCTATGGAGCCGGTGGATTTAGGCTTGCTGAACCCGTGGTTGAGAAATGTCAGGGATGTTTACAGACTGCACAAGACAGAGCTTAATAGTATAGAGGATGAGCATAAGAGATATGATAGGTTGGTAGAGTTGAATGTTAAAGAGCAGTGTATGAATATTGTCAAAACAGCTGCATTTCAGGTTGCTTACAAGAGTAGGAATGTGACTGTTCATGGTTGGGTATTTGATATTAAAACAGGTAAGATCATTGACTTGAAGATCGATTTTGAAAAAATGCTCAATAATGTGATGGAACTGTATAAGTTATCATAA
- a CDS encoding DUF1456 family protein, translating into MKNNDILRRLRYTFDMGDDEMMRTFALAGKDVSRSLVSDWLKKDDHEEHVEMLDKDLAVFLNGMIIARRGMKDGEIPKPEKSLNNNQVFRKLKIALSMRDEDILEIFKLVKFDVGRHELSAIFRNPKQSQYRKCKDQFLRNFLLGLQQKNKRDIVK; encoded by the coding sequence ATGAAGAATAACGATATACTAAGAAGGCTTAGATACACATTTGATATGGGTGATGATGAGATGATGCGTACTTTTGCTTTGGCAGGTAAGGATGTGTCAAGGTCTTTGGTTAGCGACTGGTTGAAAAAAGATGATCACGAAGAGCATGTGGAGATGCTGGATAAGGATTTGGCAGTTTTTCTGAATGGCATGATCATCGCCAGACGTGGCATGAAAGATGGTGAAATTCCCAAGCCAGAGAAATCGTTAAATAATAATCAAGTATTCAGAAAACTCAAGATAGCGTTAAGCATGAGAGATGAGGATATTTTGGAAATATTTAAATTGGTGAAATTCGACGTGGGAAGACATGAGCTTAGCGCGATATTTCGAAATCCGAAGCAAAGCCAGTATCGAAAATGCAAAGATCAGTTTTTGAGAAATTTCCTATTGGGACTCCAACAAAAGAATAAGCGGGACATTGTGAAATAG
- a CDS encoding BamA/TamA family outer membrane protein yields the protein MAKYFITTFIIVLTIHFSTIAQKPVTKQIANGIEAIDSMVVEALSKDVGIIPAPTFNPSFGAGIAILPMIVYKNPKMDSTTNPSTIQGLGFLNFKGSYITGIKSTIYTNRNAFWIDGYAGYLNMKMKNLKSSGVENPQNLYFSGFSSNITVLRKIFNNFYGGLLFNSNYLNESSEQNKDEDYHWYNSIGLKVSYDSRNDIFFPSSGFFINMNYQNLINSHMSPYGFDKFNFNLSNYISLNGTDNMILAYKLHTQLGWGSLPLHEKASPGGSSVLKGYITGNYIDNSIMTLQAEYRWMFAQRWGVVGFVGYGWLFDQVHNFHQGMELPSYGFGVRHKLFKQFKINLSFDVSFGRDNTNFQIGLNESF from the coding sequence ATGGCCAAATATTTCATTACGACATTTATCATTGTGCTTACTATTCATTTCAGCACAATAGCTCAAAAGCCCGTCACAAAACAAATTGCGAATGGCATAGAAGCGATCGACTCAATGGTAGTGGAAGCGCTAAGCAAAGATGTCGGAATAATCCCAGCGCCTACTTTTAATCCTTCATTTGGAGCGGGAATAGCTATACTTCCAATGATCGTATACAAAAACCCTAAAATGGACTCTACTACCAACCCTTCCACCATACAAGGCTTGGGCTTTCTTAATTTCAAAGGATCGTACATCACTGGAATCAAAAGTACAATTTACACAAACCGTAATGCTTTCTGGATCGATGGATATGCTGGATATCTGAATATGAAAATGAAAAACTTGAAAAGCAGCGGAGTTGAAAATCCTCAAAACTTGTATTTCAGCGGTTTTTCTTCCAATATAACCGTGCTTCGAAAGATTTTCAACAACTTCTACGGCGGTTTGCTCTTTAATTCAAACTATCTCAATGAGAGCAGCGAGCAAAACAAAGATGAAGATTATCATTGGTACAACTCCATTGGATTAAAAGTATCATACGATAGCCGGAACGACATTTTTTTCCCATCCTCTGGTTTTTTTATCAATATGAATTATCAAAACCTTATCAATTCTCACATGTCTCCATACGGCTTTGACAAATTCAATTTCAATTTATCAAATTATATATCATTAAATGGCACGGACAATATGATATTGGCTTACAAGCTTCATACTCAACTTGGCTGGGGATCTTTGCCTTTGCATGAAAAAGCCTCACCGGGAGGCTCATCCGTTCTAAAAGGCTACATCACTGGAAACTATATTGACAACAGTATCATGACCCTTCAAGCTGAATACAGATGGATGTTCGCGCAAAGATGGGGAGTTGTTGGCTTCGTTGGCTATGGATGGTTATTCGATCAAGTTCACAATTTTCATCAAGGCATGGAACTGCCCTCATATGGCTTTGGCGTAAGGCATAAGCTGTTCAAACAATTCAAAATCAACTTATCTTTTGACGTATCATTTGGACGTGATAATACGAATTTTCAAATCGGCCTTAACGAATCTTTTTAA
- a CDS encoding AraC family transcriptional regulator, which produces MIIYRKEFKLYDKSVLGGVVLKPPFTASASLEGEARVVFVLKGKSKFYSPVGSFELSEGDVVIMKCENFINRWQVNGDDEDAEVMIMQLYPDVLNKVYDNRLPEVLKTAGKLTSQALMKVDSGLLVKEFFNGLRVCIEHDHVINEEFLKLKIQELILLLTAEDASGDVRQILGELFLSREYEFRDIIHTHIYEDLRLEDLAFFAGMSLSTFKRKFRSVFGDSPAQYIKSKRLSEAKRLLDITNRRVSEIAFDCGFNDISYFSKSFSAEYGYPPSEYRKSMV; this is translated from the coding sequence ATGATCATTTATCGCAAAGAATTCAAGCTTTATGACAAATCGGTGTTGGGTGGAGTAGTACTTAAGCCGCCATTTACTGCTAGTGCTTCCTTGGAAGGAGAAGCGCGAGTAGTATTTGTTCTTAAAGGTAAGTCAAAGTTTTATTCGCCTGTTGGAAGTTTTGAATTGTCTGAAGGAGATGTGGTAATCATGAAATGCGAGAATTTTATCAATCGTTGGCAAGTGAACGGAGATGATGAAGATGCCGAAGTGATGATTATGCAGTTATATCCAGATGTGTTGAATAAAGTTTATGACAATAGGCTGCCTGAAGTGTTGAAAACAGCTGGAAAGTTAACGTCTCAAGCTTTAATGAAAGTGGATAGTGGTTTGTTGGTGAAAGAATTTTTTAATGGCTTGAGAGTTTGCATAGAACATGACCATGTGATTAACGAGGAATTTCTTAAGCTCAAGATTCAAGAATTGATTTTGCTTTTGACTGCTGAAGATGCTTCTGGAGATGTCAGGCAGATATTAGGTGAGCTTTTCTTGTCAAGAGAATATGAATTTAGGGATATTATTCATACTCACATTTATGAGGATTTGAGATTGGAGGATTTGGCATTTTTCGCGGGCATGAGCTTGTCAACATTCAAGCGAAAATTCAGATCCGTATTTGGAGACAGTCCTGCTCAGTATATTAAATCAAAAAGGCTTTCGGAGGCCAAAAGGCTGTTGGATATTACAAATCGAAGAGTTTCGGAGATTGCTTTTGACTGCGGATTTAATGATATCAGTTATTTTTCTAAATCGTTTAGCGCTGAATATGGGTATCCGCCTTCTGAGTATCGCAAATCGATGGTTTAG
- a CDS encoding AAA family ATPase, whose product MKEILEVFKAYSDYEVSAYYAFLYNILPSHLRTMIPLEANKENMGSVLALLDLEKEGYEILIKNWSTDDSRDSDISEDYAYQVLFQSSTQNTLIWVNLSHDDLSVDFFYDIKDQQAEQWILDANQRLRKTFGEKKLPVFNVLTKSKSNGFHMREVKMDVPSMSISEYYNDDFAQVDQAIHSSMGKKKSGLILLHGDPGTGKTSYIKNLIKTYDKTKFIFVQNEFVSELLNPDFISFLLENKDSVLIIEDAEKVITSRDYASERSIVSTILQLTDGLFSDFLNIKIVCTFNTGIDKIDQALLRKGRMIAFYCFKPLAKEKAQKLISDLGHASEAVEDDMTLANIFNYAEENFESGAQQKRKIGF is encoded by the coding sequence ATGAAGGAAATTTTGGAAGTGTTCAAAGCGTATTCGGACTATGAAGTATCGGCTTATTACGCATTTTTGTACAATATATTGCCTTCGCATTTGAGGACGATGATTCCCTTGGAAGCGAATAAGGAGAACATGGGAAGTGTATTGGCTTTGCTTGACTTGGAAAAGGAAGGCTATGAAATATTGATTAAAAATTGGAGCACTGATGATAGCAGAGATTCTGATATCAGCGAGGATTATGCTTATCAAGTTTTGTTTCAAAGCTCCACGCAAAATACTTTGATTTGGGTGAACTTGAGCCATGACGATCTTAGCGTTGATTTTTTCTATGACATTAAAGATCAACAGGCAGAGCAATGGATCTTGGATGCGAATCAGAGGCTCAGGAAAACATTTGGGGAAAAGAAGCTTCCTGTTTTCAATGTATTGACGAAGTCAAAAAGCAATGGATTCCATATGAGAGAAGTGAAAATGGACGTTCCTTCTATGAGTATTTCAGAGTATTATAACGATGATTTCGCTCAAGTGGATCAGGCTATTCACTCGTCGATGGGCAAGAAGAAGTCTGGTCTGATATTATTGCATGGCGACCCGGGAACAGGCAAGACGTCGTATATTAAAAACTTGATCAAAACTTATGACAAGACGAAGTTCATCTTTGTGCAAAATGAATTTGTAAGCGAATTGTTGAACCCTGATTTTATCTCGTTTTTGCTGGAAAATAAAGATTCGGTTTTGATCATTGAAGATGCTGAGAAAGTCATTACTTCAAGAGATTATGCAAGTGAGCGTTCGATAGTATCCACTATTTTGCAACTTACCGATGGCCTATTTAGCGACTTTTTAAATATTAAAATCGTCTGCACTTTCAACACTGGTATTGATAAAATTGATCAAGCATTATTAAGAAAAGGCCGAATGATCGCTTTTTATTGCTTTAAGCCGCTAGCCAAAGAGAAAGCTCAGAAGTTGATTTCCGATTTGGGGCATGCTTCTGAAGCAGTGGAGGATGATATGACATTGGCTAATATCTTTAATTATGCTGAGGAAAATTTTGAGTCAGGAGCTCAGCAAAAAAGAAAAATAGGTTTTTAG
- a CDS encoding oxidoreductase, translating to MAEKWNLNQMPMQSGKRFLITGANSGLGYGTAKALAKSGAEVIMTARSLDKGNTALESIKREVPNAKLKLMMLDLADLNSVKGFVDKYEDELGAIDVLINNAGVMLPQSRKTTQQGFELQFGTNHLGHFAFTKYLLPFLEKATNPRVVTLSSLVAKMRPAKIYWDDMQWERSYDDMAAYSQSKLANMMFGLELNDLLVNRGSNISSLLAHPGYTATNLQQHMGLQGKIMNFLLAQNVEMGILPTLRAATDPNAKSGEYYGPNRMNEWRGYPTISTPNDLAMEKLQRKRLWERSEKLTGVRY from the coding sequence ATGGCGGAAAAATGGAATTTGAATCAAATGCCAATGCAGTCTGGCAAGAGGTTTTTGATCACTGGGGCTAATAGCGGCTTGGGCTATGGTACGGCCAAGGCTTTGGCAAAAAGCGGCGCGGAAGTAATCATGACCGCAAGAAGCCTTGATAAAGGAAATACCGCTTTGGAATCGATAAAAAGAGAAGTTCCAAATGCCAAGCTTAAATTAATGATGTTGGATTTAGCGGATTTGAATTCCGTTAAAGGTTTTGTGGACAAATATGAAGATGAGCTCGGAGCAATAGATGTTTTGATCAATAATGCGGGCGTAATGCTTCCCCAATCTCGCAAGACAACTCAACAAGGTTTTGAATTGCAGTTTGGAACGAATCATTTAGGTCATTTTGCATTTACGAAATATTTGTTGCCATTTTTGGAAAAAGCGACGAATCCTAGAGTAGTGACCTTAAGCAGCTTGGTGGCTAAGATGAGGCCCGCTAAAATCTATTGGGATGATATGCAGTGGGAAAGAAGTTATGATGATATGGCGGCTTATTCTCAGAGCAAGTTGGCGAATATGATGTTTGGTCTTGAATTGAACGATTTGCTTGTAAATAGAGGCAGTAATATTTCCTCATTGCTGGCTCATCCTGGTTATACCGCGACTAATCTTCAACAACATATGGGATTGCAAGGCAAGATCATGAACTTTTTGCTGGCACAGAATGTCGAAATGGGCATATTGCCGACGTTGCGAGCTGCTACAGACCCAAATGCGAAAAGCGGAGAGTATTACGGACCAAATCGCATGAATGAATGGAGAGGATACCCGACAATCAGTACGCCAAATGATTTGGCTATGGAAAAACTGCAACGCAAGAGACTTTGGGAAAGAAGCGAGAAACTTACAGGAGTTCGGTATTGA
- a CDS encoding AraC family transcriptional regulator — protein sequence MKDIVNLSTVSELMDFYASKKPLHPLIAVVDLAEVGIPESMLGVGVNAALYSITMKVKTPGIKVKYGRTNIDFAEGCLYGLSPGQVMRVEESADVGEFEGWTLFFHPDLVSGSELAHKIKGYGFFSYETNEALHLSVREKETLNEIVRRIKEEYSSNIDEHSREVLISSISLMLNYIQRYYNRQFLTRKSTNTNILQKFERKLDELLNPEYLKEKGLPTVSFLAAELNLSPSYLTDLMKRETGKNVQEVMHYHLLEQAKNLLLSSDMTIAEISYELGFEYPPYFSRLFKKKTGMTPSAYRMSVN from the coding sequence ATGAAAGATATTGTGAATTTAAGTACAGTCTCCGAGTTGATGGACTTTTATGCATCGAAAAAGCCACTGCATCCATTGATTGCAGTGGTGGATTTGGCGGAAGTGGGTATTCCTGAGTCTATGTTGGGTGTCGGAGTTAATGCTGCTCTTTATTCTATTACCATGAAAGTCAAAACACCGGGGATTAAAGTGAAGTACGGTAGAACGAATATAGATTTTGCCGAAGGTTGTTTATATGGATTGTCTCCGGGACAGGTGATGAGAGTGGAGGAGAGCGCTGACGTTGGAGAGTTTGAGGGATGGACTTTGTTCTTTCATCCAGATTTGGTTTCTGGCAGCGAGTTGGCTCATAAAATTAAAGGATATGGATTTTTTTCATATGAAACGAACGAAGCCTTGCACTTGTCAGTGAGAGAAAAAGAAACATTGAATGAGATTGTGAGGAGGATTAAGGAAGAGTATAGTTCCAATATAGATGAGCATAGCAGAGAAGTGCTTATATCAAGCATAAGTTTGATGCTGAACTATATTCAGAGATATTATAATCGACAGTTTCTAACTAGAAAGTCCACTAATACGAATATTCTTCAAAAATTTGAGCGAAAATTGGATGAGCTTTTGAATCCAGAATATTTAAAGGAAAAAGGACTGCCGACGGTTAGTTTTTTAGCCGCCGAGCTTAATTTGTCTCCAAGCTATCTTACGGATTTGATGAAAAGAGAAACGGGCAAGAATGTGCAGGAGGTGATGCATTACCATTTGTTAGAGCAGGCCAAGAATTTGCTTTTGAGTTCGGATATGACCATTGCCGAGATCTCTTATGAATTAGGCTTTGAGTATCCACCATACTTTAGCAGGTTGTTTAAAAAGAAAACAGGCATGACGCCTTCAGCATACAGAATGAGTGTTAATTAA
- a CDS encoding LOG family protein — MMDFLARYAFDFRQVEKQMPTGKSMATVFGSARVNEGTYDYENAYAIGRELALHGYSVVTGGGKGIMEAANKGAFETANSNAESIGICLKQYKEQEPNKFLDIEIQSEVLEVRKHFLIYSSRLLIAMPGGFGTLDELSEVLALKRKGLLKETKLILMHREFWSSIDKWMEECLGLNYLSPHERSNMLTILDTPSEIKGYL, encoded by the coding sequence ATGATGGACTTTTTGGCTAGATATGCTTTCGATTTTCGCCAAGTTGAAAAACAAATGCCCACAGGCAAATCTATGGCGACAGTTTTTGGATCTGCTCGAGTAAATGAGGGAACTTATGATTATGAAAACGCCTATGCTATTGGCAGAGAGCTTGCGTTGCATGGCTATTCAGTAGTTACTGGAGGAGGAAAAGGGATCATGGAAGCCGCAAACAAAGGTGCTTTTGAAACTGCAAACTCTAATGCCGAATCAATAGGTATTTGCTTGAAGCAGTACAAGGAGCAGGAGCCTAATAAATTTTTGGATATTGAAATTCAGTCAGAAGTACTTGAGGTTCGCAAGCATTTTTTGATTTATTCATCAAGACTTTTGATTGCAATGCCTGGAGGTTTCGGAACATTGGATGAGCTTTCCGAAGTCCTTGCATTAAAGCGAAAGGGGTTGCTGAAGGAAACCAAGCTTATTTTGATGCATCGTGAATTTTGGAGTTCAATTGATAAATGGATGGAAGAGTGTCTTGGTTTGAACTATTTATCACCTCATGAACGCAGCAATATGCTTACCATATTGGATACCCCGAGTGAAATTAAAGGATATTTATAA